One part of the bacterium genome encodes these proteins:
- a CDS encoding aldolase/citrate lyase family protein: MTPNRAKGRLREGGVAIGTMISESRTEEISYVLAAAGFDFFVLDTEHGSANWETVQTVSRAARSAGIAPLVRVTDTLYSLIARALDAGALGVMVPHVETAADAREIVRCAKYPPDGERGFGLRPALTDYGRVPAAEAIAWSNAETLVFAQIESGRALDNLDDIAAVPGIDVLLVGPNDLALALGVPGDLLHPKLQEAYRHVAQVANRHGIAGGLHPGDLKVVEYGCTSGMRCLMYSSDIRMLLGAAKQAVQSLRALSPGTAR, from the coding sequence ATGACGCCGAACCGCGCAAAGGGGCGCCTGCGCGAGGGCGGGGTCGCGATCGGCACGATGATCTCCGAGTCCCGGACCGAGGAGATTTCCTACGTGCTGGCGGCCGCGGGCTTCGACTTCTTCGTGCTCGATACGGAACACGGCTCCGCGAACTGGGAGACGGTCCAGACGGTCAGCCGCGCCGCGCGCAGCGCCGGCATCGCGCCGCTGGTGCGGGTGACCGACACGCTCTATTCTCTGATCGCCCGGGCGCTCGACGCCGGCGCGCTCGGGGTCATGGTGCCGCACGTCGAGACCGCGGCGGACGCCCGCGAGATCGTCCGCTGCGCGAAGTACCCGCCCGACGGCGAGCGCGGCTTCGGCCTGCGTCCGGCCTTGACGGATTACGGCCGGGTCCCGGCCGCGGAGGCGATCGCCTGGTCGAACGCCGAGACGCTCGTCTTCGCGCAGATCGAGAGCGGCCGCGCGCTCGACAACCTCGACGACATCGCCGCGGTTCCGGGGATCGACGTCCTGCTAGTGGGCCCGAACGACCTGGCGCTGGCGCTCGGCGTGCCGGGCGATCTCCTCCATCCGAAGCTGCAGGAGGCGTACCGGCACGTCGCCCAGGTTGCGAACCGCCACGGGATCGCCGGCGGCCTGCATCCCGGGGATCTCAAGGTGGTCGAGTACGGGTGCACGTCCGGGATGCGCTGCTTGATGTACTCATCCGACATCCGCATGCTGCTCGGCGCCGCGAAGCAGGCGGTGCAGAGCCTCCGCGCGCTGTCGCCGGGCACGGCACGCTAA
- a CDS encoding UvrB/UvrC motif-containing protein, whose protein sequence is MQAAADAMEFERAGTLRDQIRGLSVWPGWKYCRTRARSDDALPT, encoded by the coding sequence ATGCAGGCGGCCGCCGACGCGATGGAGTTCGAACGGGCCGGGACGCTGCGCGACCAGATCCGCGGGCTGTCGGTGTGGCCCGGCTGGAAGTACTGCCGCACGCGCGCGCGCAGCGACGATGCCTTGCCGACGTAG